In Plasmodium chabaudi chabaudi strain AS genome assembly, chromosome: 9, the following proteins share a genomic window:
- a CDS encoding ATP-dependent zinc metalloprotease FTSH, putative, with product MYRSHMLEKNGRLLLKERKYLKNILESYRFEGVREKKNDLFTINNDGKRCINSLVYTPNFNKISQNKKDGIVITCDKKKYEQDIFSLNYFIDFIQTKFNNKNLKNNSKFVKNVSNLFNKYAKLCYTSNVDYMQQNNEDTKHLKISEEKINNFLKKSFKSYNKINKISSNIINSDAHHPNGLVDNKTEIDGKKKEPNFVETLFNDIVKIYLSKIPKGFERFEKSDSNKNCNGNINNAQQEEEKPKKFDNNFFYLFILLLLCFLLFVDSNSLYNEITQNDFFYNYLSKGYVDKIKLINKDYVKAYLNSHGINKYHLKYVSFRVGNSDSFERKVELIQKEMNIKLDEIIEVQYVNEGNLVGEIKSYIPSILFFLFLVFIFQKITLKNVANSGMDKLFKFNKINPINKNNYKTDIKFSSVAGMKQAKEEIMEFVDFLKNPAKYQVLGAKIPKGALLCGAPGTGKTLLAKAVAGEANVPFFNISGSDFIEVFVGIGPSRVRELFAQARKHAPSIIFIDEIDAVGRKRSKGGFAGGGNDERENTLNQMLVEMDGFHTSNDQVVVLAGTNRVDILDPAITRPGRFDRIVNINKPDINERSEIFQVHLKNLKLHDSLDIKNISYILASLTPGFVGADIANVVNEGAIQCARRSHIQGVQMHDFELAIERVLGGLAKSTSLISPLEKKTISYHETGHALIGWFLEFADPVLKVSIIPRSNGALGYSQHLSEEIMLFSKEAIHDKIAVILGGRAAEELFIGKITTGAIDDLNKVTQLAYSYVSQYGMNKEIGLVSFQQNGGNNGGSEYSFYRPHSECLAHLIDNEARNLIESQYNRVKAILKKNEKHVHNLANLLYEKETISYHDIVKCVGERPYPIKSNYEKFVKANPYKMNLSASIEEKTGEKAEEADSEHAQKNESHKDATNNEHDKNSNNLKKKNSKNDSGDVNGVSHATPNNNDRNKKDEQISNFNIR from the coding sequence atgtatagaTCTCATATGCTTGAAAAGAATGGACGACTCCTATTGAAGGAAAGAAAATatcttaaaaatatattagaaaGTTACAGATTTGAAGGGGTtagagagaaaaaaaatgatttgtTTACTATTAATAATGATGGGAAAAGATGTATAAACTCATTAGTATATACAcctaattttaataaaataagccaaaataaaaaggatgGAATAGTTATAACatgtgataaaaaaaaatatgaacaagacatattttctttgaattattttatagatTTCATTCAAaccaaatttaataataaaaatttaaaaaataatagtaaattTGTGAAAAATGTTTCTAAtctatttaataaatatgcaaaattaTGTTACACAAGCAATGTAGATTATATGcaacaaaataatgaagacacaaaacatttaaaaataagcgaagaaaaaataaataattttttaaagaagtcttttaaatcatataacaaaataaataaaatttctagtaatattataaacagTGATGCACATCATCCAAATGGTCTTGTAGATAATAAAACAGAGATTGAtggaaaaaagaaagaaccAAATTTTGTAGaaacattatttaatgatattgtaaaaatatatttatctaaaATTCCTAAAGGATTTGAAAGATTTGAAAAAAGCGATTCaaacaaaaattgtaatgggaatataaataatgctcaacaagaagaagaaaaacccaaaaaatttgataataactttttttatttatttattttattattattatgttttctACTATTTGTCGATTCAAATagtttatataatgaaataacacaaaatgattttttttacaattatttatCTAAAGGATATGTAGATAAaatcaaattaataaataaagattaTGTAAAAgcatatttaaattcacatggtattaataaatatcatttaaaatatgttagtTTTAGAGTAGGAAATAGTGATTCCTTTGAAAGAAAAGTTGAACTAAtacaaaaagaaatgaatataaaacttGATGAAATTATAGAAGTACAATATGTAAATGAAGGAAATCTTGTAGGGGAAATCAAATCTTATATTCCTagtatacttttttttctgtttttaGTTTTCATATTCCAAAAAAtaactttaaaaaatgtagcAAACAGTGGAATGGATAAgctatttaaatttaataaaataaatccgattaataaaaataattataaaacagatataaaattttcaagtGTTGCTGGAATGAAACAAGCAAAAGAAGAAATTATGGAGTTTGTtgattttttgaaaaatccAGCAAAATATCAAGTATTAGGTGCAAAAATACCAAAAGGTGCATTATTATGTGGTGCACCGGGAACCGGAAAAACTTTATTAGCAAAAGCTGTTGCTGGTGAAGCTAATgttcctttttttaatatcagTGGAAGTGATTTTATTGAAGTATTTGTGGGAATCGGACCATCAAGAGTTAGAGAACTATTTGCACAAGCAAGAAAACATGCACcatctattatttttatagatGAAATTGATGCTGTTGGACGAAAAAGATCAAAAGGAGGTTTTGCAGGTGGAGGAAATGATGAAAGAGAAAATACTTTAAATCAGATGCTTGTTGAAATGGATGGGTTCCATACATCTAATGATCAAGTAGTTGTTTTAGCAGGAACAAATAGAGTCGATATTTTAGATCCCGCTATTACAAGACCAGGAAGATTTGATAgaattgttaatattaacaaaccagatattaatgaaagatcagaaatatttcaagttcatttaaaaaatctaAAATTACATGATTCTTtagatattaaaaatataagttatATATTAGCATCGTTAACACCTGGATTTGTTGGTGCAGATATCGCCAACGTTGTAAATGAAGGTGCAATACAATGTGCAAGACGATCACATATACAAGGTGTACAAATGCATGATTTTGAGTTAGCTATCGAAAGAGTATTAGGTGGATTAGCCAAATCAACTTCACTTATATCTCcgttagaaaaaaaaacaatatcaTATCATGAAACGGGTCATGCCCTTATTGGATGGTTTTTAGAATTTGCTGACCCCGTTTTAAAGGTGTCGATAATACCTAGAAGCAATGGTGCACTAGGATATTCTCAGCATCTAAGTGAAGAAATTATGTTATTTTCTAAAGAAGCTATACATGATAAAATTGCAGTTATATTAGGTGGTCGTGCAGCAgaagaattatttattggaAAAATAACAACCGGAGCAATTgatgatttaaataaagttaCACAACTAGCTTATTCATATGTATCTCAATATGGAATGAACAAAGAAATAGGGTTAGTTTCATTTCAACAAAATGGTGGAAATAATGGTGGTAGCgaatattctttttatcGACCTCATTCAGAATGCTTAGCACATCTAATTGATAATGAAGCTAGAAATTTAATAGAATCACAATATAATCGAGTTAAagctattttaaaaaaaaatgaaaaacatGTACATAATCTTGCTAATTTGctatatgaaaaagaaacaatATCATATCACGATATTGTTAAATGCGTTGGAGAAAGACCATATCCCATCAAATCAAACTATGAAAAGTTTGTCAAAGCAAATCCCTATAAAATGAATCTATCTGCATCTATAGAAGAAAAAACTGGAGAAAAAGCTGAAGAAGCTGATTCAGAACATGctcaaaaaaatgaatccCATAAAGATGCTACCAATAATGAGCATGACAAAAATAgtaacaatttaaaaaaaaaaaattctaaaAATGATAGTGGGGACGTAAATGGAGTTTCTCATGCTACCCCCAATAATAACGATAGAAACAAAAAGGATGAACAGATTTCTAATTTTAACATAAGATAA